A window of Rattus norvegicus strain BN/NHsdMcwi chromosome 14, GRCr8, whole genome shotgun sequence contains these coding sequences:
- the Sh3bp2 gene encoding SH3 domain-binding protein 2 isoform X2 codes for MLGGCRLQSLPIAPGLNSLSGLKDTCPQQVTGSCAMCWVSAMSFMEAEEMHWPVPMKAIGAQNLLTMPGGVAKAGYLHKKGGTQLQLLKWPLRFVIIHQRCIYYFKSSTSASPQGAFSLSGYNRVMRAAEETTSNNVFPFKIIHISKKHRTWFFSASSEDERKSWMAMLRREIGHFHEKKELPLDTSDSSSDTDSFYGAVERPIDISLSSYPTDNEDYEHEDEEDSYLEPDSPGPMKLEDALTYPPAYPPPPVPVPRKPTFSDLPRAHSFTSKSPSPLLPPPPPKRGLMDTGPAPEDAKKDPLGLRRVEPSLRVPATPRRMSDPPVSNVPTVPNLRKHPCFRDSANPGPEPWTPGHGTSSVSSSTTMAITTSRNCDKLKSFHLSSRGPPASEPPPVPANKPKFLKIVEEASPREAAKSAPVPPVAPRPPVQKMSMPEVTVRPAVLPRPEKTPLPHLQRSPPDGQSFRGFSFEKARQPSQADTGEEDSDEDYEKVPLPNSVFVNTTESCEVERLFKATNPLGEPQDGLYCIRNSSTKSGKVLVVWDESSNKVRNYRIFEKDSKFYLEGEVLFASVGSMVEHYHTHVLPSHQSLLLRHPYGYAGPR; via the exons ATGCTTGGGGGATGTAGGTTGCAGTCCCTCCCCATAGCCCCCGGACTGAATAGCCTTTCTGGACTCAAGGACACCTGTCCTCAGCAGGTCACAGGAAGTTGTGCCATGTGTTGGGTCAGTGCCATGAG CTTCATGGAGGCTGAGGAAATGCATTGGCCTGTCCCCATGAAGGCCATTGGTGCCCAGAATTTGCTGACTATGCCTGGTGGTGTGGCCAAGGCTGGTTACTTGCACAAGAAGGGTGGCACCCAGCTGCAACTGCTCAAAT GGCCCCTCCGCTTTGTGATCATCCACCAGCGCTGCATCTACTACTTCAAGAGCAGCACATCTGCCTCCCCGCAGGGCGCCTTCTCACTGAGCGGCTACAACAG AGTGATGCGGGCAGCTGAGGAGACCACATCCAACAATGTCTTCCCGTTCAAGATCATTCACATCAGCAAGAAACACCGCACGTGGTTCTTCTCAGCCTCCTCTGAGGACGAGCGCAAG AGCTGGATGGCCATGCTACGCAGGGAAATTGGCCACTTCCATGAGAAGAAGGAACTACCTCTGGATACCAG CGACTCTAGCTCAGACACGGACAGCTTCTATGGTGCAGTTGAGCGACCTATAGATATCAGCCTGTCTTCATATCCCACAGACAACGAAG ATTACGAACATGAGGATGAAGAAGACTCGTACTTGGAGCCTGATTCCCCGGGACCCATGAAACTTGAAG ATGCCCTGACCTATCCACCAGCCTACCCACCACCCCCTGTACCTGTACCTCGGAAGCCAACCTTCTCTGACTTGCCCCGTGCCCACTCTTTCACCTCCAAAAGCCCAAGCCCCTTACTGCCACCCCCACCTCCTAAGCGAGGCCTTATGGACACTGGCCCTGCCCCTGAGGATGCTAAGAAGGACCCCCTGGGCCTGAGGCGAGTAGAGCCTAGCCTCAGGGTGCCTGCTACCCCTCGGAGGATGAGTGACCCCCCAGTGAGCAACGTACCCACTGTGCCCAACCTCCGGAAACATCCTTGCTTCCGAGACAGTGCGAATCCTGGCCCAGAACCCTGGACCCCTGGCCACGGGACTAGCTCTGTCTCCAGCTCTACCACCATGGCCATTACCACCTCTAGGAACTGTGACAAACTCAAGTCATTTCACCTGTCTTCCCGAGGGCCACCTGCATCTGAGCCCCCACCTGTGCCTGCCAATAAACCCAAGTTCCTGAAGATAGTTGAAGAAGCTTCTCCAAGGGAAGCAGCCAAGTCTGCACCTGTGCCCCCTGTGGCCCCCAGGCCTCCGGTGCAGAAGATGTCCATGCCTGAGGTTACCGTTCGGCCTGCAGTGCTGCCTAGACCAGAGAAGACACCTCTTCCCCACCTCCA GCGATCCCCTCCGGATGGACAGAGTTTCAGGGGCTTCTCCTTTGAAAAGGCCCGTCAGCCCTCACAGGCTGACACTGGCGAGGAGGACTCAGATGAAGACTATGAGAAG GTGCCGCTGCCTAACTCAGTGTTTGTCAACACCACAGAGTCCTGCGAGGTGGAAAG GTTGTTCAAAGCCACAAACCCTCTCGGAGAGCCTCAGGATGGGCTGTATTGTATTCGGAACTCCTCTACCAAGTCAGGGAAG GTCTTGGTCGTGTGGGATGAATCTTCAAACAAAGTGAGGAATTATCGCATCTTTGAGAAG GATTCTAAGTTCTACCTGGAAGGTGAGGTTCTGTTTGCAAGTGTGGGCAGCATGGTGGAGCACTACCACACCCACGTGCTGCCTAGCCACCAGAGCCTGTTGCTGCGGCACCCGTACGGCTACGCTGGGCCCAGGTGA
- the Sh3bp2 gene encoding SH3 domain-binding protein 2 isoform 1 (isoform 1 is encoded by transcript variant 1), producing MGFGTGRGHARHSRVSETCLGPWNLCPAVSFMEAEEMHWPVPMKAIGAQNLLTMPGGVAKAGYLHKKGGTQLQLLKWPLRFVIIHQRCIYYFKSSTSASPQGAFSLSGYNRVMRAAEETTSNNVFPFKIIHISKKHRTWFFSASSEDERKSWMAMLRREIGHFHEKKELPLDTSDSSSDTDSFYGAVERPIDISLSSYPTDNEDYEHEDEEDSYLEPDSPGPMKLEDALTYPPAYPPPPVPVPRKPTFSDLPRAHSFTSKSPSPLLPPPPPKRGLMDTGPAPEDAKKDPLGLRRVEPSLRVPATPRRMSDPPVSNVPTVPNLRKHPCFRDSANPGPEPWTPGHGTSSVSSSTTMAITTSRNCDKLKSFHLSSRGPPASEPPPVPANKPKFLKIVEEASPREAAKSAPVPPVAPRPPVQKMSMPEVTVRPAVLPRPEKTPLPHLQRSPPDGQSFRGFSFEKARQPSQADTGEEDSDEDYEKVPLPNSVFVNTTESCEVERLFKATNPLGEPQDGLYCIRNSSTKSGKVLVVWDESSNKVRNYRIFEKDSKFYLEGEVLFASVGSMVEHYHTHVLPSHQSLLLRHPYGYAGPR from the exons CTTCATGGAGGCTGAGGAAATGCATTGGCCTGTCCCCATGAAGGCCATTGGTGCCCAGAATTTGCTGACTATGCCTGGTGGTGTGGCCAAGGCTGGTTACTTGCACAAGAAGGGTGGCACCCAGCTGCAACTGCTCAAAT GGCCCCTCCGCTTTGTGATCATCCACCAGCGCTGCATCTACTACTTCAAGAGCAGCACATCTGCCTCCCCGCAGGGCGCCTTCTCACTGAGCGGCTACAACAG AGTGATGCGGGCAGCTGAGGAGACCACATCCAACAATGTCTTCCCGTTCAAGATCATTCACATCAGCAAGAAACACCGCACGTGGTTCTTCTCAGCCTCCTCTGAGGACGAGCGCAAG AGCTGGATGGCCATGCTACGCAGGGAAATTGGCCACTTCCATGAGAAGAAGGAACTACCTCTGGATACCAG CGACTCTAGCTCAGACACGGACAGCTTCTATGGTGCAGTTGAGCGACCTATAGATATCAGCCTGTCTTCATATCCCACAGACAACGAAG ATTACGAACATGAGGATGAAGAAGACTCGTACTTGGAGCCTGATTCCCCGGGACCCATGAAACTTGAAG ATGCCCTGACCTATCCACCAGCCTACCCACCACCCCCTGTACCTGTACCTCGGAAGCCAACCTTCTCTGACTTGCCCCGTGCCCACTCTTTCACCTCCAAAAGCCCAAGCCCCTTACTGCCACCCCCACCTCCTAAGCGAGGCCTTATGGACACTGGCCCTGCCCCTGAGGATGCTAAGAAGGACCCCCTGGGCCTGAGGCGAGTAGAGCCTAGCCTCAGGGTGCCTGCTACCCCTCGGAGGATGAGTGACCCCCCAGTGAGCAACGTACCCACTGTGCCCAACCTCCGGAAACATCCTTGCTTCCGAGACAGTGCGAATCCTGGCCCAGAACCCTGGACCCCTGGCCACGGGACTAGCTCTGTCTCCAGCTCTACCACCATGGCCATTACCACCTCTAGGAACTGTGACAAACTCAAGTCATTTCACCTGTCTTCCCGAGGGCCACCTGCATCTGAGCCCCCACCTGTGCCTGCCAATAAACCCAAGTTCCTGAAGATAGTTGAAGAAGCTTCTCCAAGGGAAGCAGCCAAGTCTGCACCTGTGCCCCCTGTGGCCCCCAGGCCTCCGGTGCAGAAGATGTCCATGCCTGAGGTTACCGTTCGGCCTGCAGTGCTGCCTAGACCAGAGAAGACACCTCTTCCCCACCTCCA GCGATCCCCTCCGGATGGACAGAGTTTCAGGGGCTTCTCCTTTGAAAAGGCCCGTCAGCCCTCACAGGCTGACACTGGCGAGGAGGACTCAGATGAAGACTATGAGAAG GTGCCGCTGCCTAACTCAGTGTTTGTCAACACCACAGAGTCCTGCGAGGTGGAAAG GTTGTTCAAAGCCACAAACCCTCTCGGAGAGCCTCAGGATGGGCTGTATTGTATTCGGAACTCCTCTACCAAGTCAGGGAAG GTCTTGGTCGTGTGGGATGAATCTTCAAACAAAGTGAGGAATTATCGCATCTTTGAGAAG GATTCTAAGTTCTACCTGGAAGGTGAGGTTCTGTTTGCAAGTGTGGGCAGCATGGTGGAGCACTACCACACCCACGTGCTGCCTAGCCACCAGAGCCTGTTGCTGCGGCACCCGTACGGCTACGCTGGGCCCAGGTGA
- the Sh3bp2 gene encoding SH3 domain-binding protein 2 isoform X3, whose product MEAEEMHWPVPMKAIGAQNLLTMPGGVAKAGYLHKKGGTQLQLLKWPLRFVIIHQRCIYYFKSSTSASPQGAFSLSGYNRVMRAAEETTSNNVFPFKIIHISKKHRTWFFSASSEDERKSWMAMLRREIGHFHEKKELPLDTSDSSSDTDSFYGAVERPIDISLSSYPTDNEDYEHEDEEDSYLEPDSPGPMKLEDALTYPPAYPPPPVPVPRKPTFSDLPRAHSFTSKSPSPLLPPPPPKRGLMDTGPAPEDAKKDPLGLRRVEPSLRVPATPRRMSDPPVSNVPTVPNLRKHPCFRDSANPGPEPWTPGHGTSSVSSSTTMAITTSRNCDKLKSFHLSSRGPPASEPPPVPANKPKFLKIVEEASPREAAKSAPVPPVAPRPPVQKMSMPEVTVRPAVLPRPEKTPLPHLQRSPPDGQSFRGFSFEKARQPSQADTGEEDSDEDYEKVPLPNSVFVNTTESCEVERLFKATNPLGEPQDGLYCIRNSSTKSGKVLVVWDESSNKVRNYRIFEKDSKFYLEGEVLFASVGSMVEHYHTHVLPSHQSLLLRHPYGYAGPR is encoded by the exons ATGGAGGCTGAGGAAATGCATTGGCCTGTCCCCATGAAGGCCATTGGTGCCCAGAATTTGCTGACTATGCCTGGTGGTGTGGCCAAGGCTGGTTACTTGCACAAGAAGGGTGGCACCCAGCTGCAACTGCTCAAAT GGCCCCTCCGCTTTGTGATCATCCACCAGCGCTGCATCTACTACTTCAAGAGCAGCACATCTGCCTCCCCGCAGGGCGCCTTCTCACTGAGCGGCTACAACAG AGTGATGCGGGCAGCTGAGGAGACCACATCCAACAATGTCTTCCCGTTCAAGATCATTCACATCAGCAAGAAACACCGCACGTGGTTCTTCTCAGCCTCCTCTGAGGACGAGCGCAAG AGCTGGATGGCCATGCTACGCAGGGAAATTGGCCACTTCCATGAGAAGAAGGAACTACCTCTGGATACCAG CGACTCTAGCTCAGACACGGACAGCTTCTATGGTGCAGTTGAGCGACCTATAGATATCAGCCTGTCTTCATATCCCACAGACAACGAAG ATTACGAACATGAGGATGAAGAAGACTCGTACTTGGAGCCTGATTCCCCGGGACCCATGAAACTTGAAG ATGCCCTGACCTATCCACCAGCCTACCCACCACCCCCTGTACCTGTACCTCGGAAGCCAACCTTCTCTGACTTGCCCCGTGCCCACTCTTTCACCTCCAAAAGCCCAAGCCCCTTACTGCCACCCCCACCTCCTAAGCGAGGCCTTATGGACACTGGCCCTGCCCCTGAGGATGCTAAGAAGGACCCCCTGGGCCTGAGGCGAGTAGAGCCTAGCCTCAGGGTGCCTGCTACCCCTCGGAGGATGAGTGACCCCCCAGTGAGCAACGTACCCACTGTGCCCAACCTCCGGAAACATCCTTGCTTCCGAGACAGTGCGAATCCTGGCCCAGAACCCTGGACCCCTGGCCACGGGACTAGCTCTGTCTCCAGCTCTACCACCATGGCCATTACCACCTCTAGGAACTGTGACAAACTCAAGTCATTTCACCTGTCTTCCCGAGGGCCACCTGCATCTGAGCCCCCACCTGTGCCTGCCAATAAACCCAAGTTCCTGAAGATAGTTGAAGAAGCTTCTCCAAGGGAAGCAGCCAAGTCTGCACCTGTGCCCCCTGTGGCCCCCAGGCCTCCGGTGCAGAAGATGTCCATGCCTGAGGTTACCGTTCGGCCTGCAGTGCTGCCTAGACCAGAGAAGACACCTCTTCCCCACCTCCA GCGATCCCCTCCGGATGGACAGAGTTTCAGGGGCTTCTCCTTTGAAAAGGCCCGTCAGCCCTCACAGGCTGACACTGGCGAGGAGGACTCAGATGAAGACTATGAGAAG GTGCCGCTGCCTAACTCAGTGTTTGTCAACACCACAGAGTCCTGCGAGGTGGAAAG GTTGTTCAAAGCCACAAACCCTCTCGGAGAGCCTCAGGATGGGCTGTATTGTATTCGGAACTCCTCTACCAAGTCAGGGAAG GTCTTGGTCGTGTGGGATGAATCTTCAAACAAAGTGAGGAATTATCGCATCTTTGAGAAG GATTCTAAGTTCTACCTGGAAGGTGAGGTTCTGTTTGCAAGTGTGGGCAGCATGGTGGAGCACTACCACACCCACGTGCTGCCTAGCCACCAGAGCCTGTTGCTGCGGCACCCGTACGGCTACGCTGGGCCCAGGTGA
- the Sh3bp2 gene encoding SH3 domain-binding protein 2 isoform X1 translates to MAGSGSRPRSWGWRETGSRDEAASGGPGSGQCRCSQGRRALAAPRKPAVPAAWTPFMEAEEMHWPVPMKAIGAQNLLTMPGGVAKAGYLHKKGGTQLQLLKWPLRFVIIHQRCIYYFKSSTSASPQGAFSLSGYNRVMRAAEETTSNNVFPFKIIHISKKHRTWFFSASSEDERKSWMAMLRREIGHFHEKKELPLDTSDSSSDTDSFYGAVERPIDISLSSYPTDNEDYEHEDEEDSYLEPDSPGPMKLEDALTYPPAYPPPPVPVPRKPTFSDLPRAHSFTSKSPSPLLPPPPPKRGLMDTGPAPEDAKKDPLGLRRVEPSLRVPATPRRMSDPPVSNVPTVPNLRKHPCFRDSANPGPEPWTPGHGTSSVSSSTTMAITTSRNCDKLKSFHLSSRGPPASEPPPVPANKPKFLKIVEEASPREAAKSAPVPPVAPRPPVQKMSMPEVTVRPAVLPRPEKTPLPHLQRSPPDGQSFRGFSFEKARQPSQADTGEEDSDEDYEKVPLPNSVFVNTTESCEVERLFKATNPLGEPQDGLYCIRNSSTKSGKVLVVWDESSNKVRNYRIFEKDSKFYLEGEVLFASVGSMVEHYHTHVLPSHQSLLLRHPYGYAGPR, encoded by the exons ATGGCGGGCTCTGGGTCGCGGCCCCGGAGCTGGGGCTGGCGGGAGACGGGCTCCAGGGATGAGGCTGCGTCTGGTGGGCCCGGCTCTGGACAATGTCGCTGTTCACAGGGTAGACGGGCACTGGCCGCCCCCCGGAAGCCCGCTGTGCCCGCCGCGTGGACACC CTTCATGGAGGCTGAGGAAATGCATTGGCCTGTCCCCATGAAGGCCATTGGTGCCCAGAATTTGCTGACTATGCCTGGTGGTGTGGCCAAGGCTGGTTACTTGCACAAGAAGGGTGGCACCCAGCTGCAACTGCTCAAAT GGCCCCTCCGCTTTGTGATCATCCACCAGCGCTGCATCTACTACTTCAAGAGCAGCACATCTGCCTCCCCGCAGGGCGCCTTCTCACTGAGCGGCTACAACAG AGTGATGCGGGCAGCTGAGGAGACCACATCCAACAATGTCTTCCCGTTCAAGATCATTCACATCAGCAAGAAACACCGCACGTGGTTCTTCTCAGCCTCCTCTGAGGACGAGCGCAAG AGCTGGATGGCCATGCTACGCAGGGAAATTGGCCACTTCCATGAGAAGAAGGAACTACCTCTGGATACCAG CGACTCTAGCTCAGACACGGACAGCTTCTATGGTGCAGTTGAGCGACCTATAGATATCAGCCTGTCTTCATATCCCACAGACAACGAAG ATTACGAACATGAGGATGAAGAAGACTCGTACTTGGAGCCTGATTCCCCGGGACCCATGAAACTTGAAG ATGCCCTGACCTATCCACCAGCCTACCCACCACCCCCTGTACCTGTACCTCGGAAGCCAACCTTCTCTGACTTGCCCCGTGCCCACTCTTTCACCTCCAAAAGCCCAAGCCCCTTACTGCCACCCCCACCTCCTAAGCGAGGCCTTATGGACACTGGCCCTGCCCCTGAGGATGCTAAGAAGGACCCCCTGGGCCTGAGGCGAGTAGAGCCTAGCCTCAGGGTGCCTGCTACCCCTCGGAGGATGAGTGACCCCCCAGTGAGCAACGTACCCACTGTGCCCAACCTCCGGAAACATCCTTGCTTCCGAGACAGTGCGAATCCTGGCCCAGAACCCTGGACCCCTGGCCACGGGACTAGCTCTGTCTCCAGCTCTACCACCATGGCCATTACCACCTCTAGGAACTGTGACAAACTCAAGTCATTTCACCTGTCTTCCCGAGGGCCACCTGCATCTGAGCCCCCACCTGTGCCTGCCAATAAACCCAAGTTCCTGAAGATAGTTGAAGAAGCTTCTCCAAGGGAAGCAGCCAAGTCTGCACCTGTGCCCCCTGTGGCCCCCAGGCCTCCGGTGCAGAAGATGTCCATGCCTGAGGTTACCGTTCGGCCTGCAGTGCTGCCTAGACCAGAGAAGACACCTCTTCCCCACCTCCA GCGATCCCCTCCGGATGGACAGAGTTTCAGGGGCTTCTCCTTTGAAAAGGCCCGTCAGCCCTCACAGGCTGACACTGGCGAGGAGGACTCAGATGAAGACTATGAGAAG GTGCCGCTGCCTAACTCAGTGTTTGTCAACACCACAGAGTCCTGCGAGGTGGAAAG GTTGTTCAAAGCCACAAACCCTCTCGGAGAGCCTCAGGATGGGCTGTATTGTATTCGGAACTCCTCTACCAAGTCAGGGAAG GTCTTGGTCGTGTGGGATGAATCTTCAAACAAAGTGAGGAATTATCGCATCTTTGAGAAG GATTCTAAGTTCTACCTGGAAGGTGAGGTTCTGTTTGCAAGTGTGGGCAGCATGGTGGAGCACTACCACACCCACGTGCTGCCTAGCCACCAGAGCCTGTTGCTGCGGCACCCGTACGGCTACGCTGGGCCCAGGTGA